One part of the Vicia villosa cultivar HV-30 ecotype Madison, WI linkage group LG6, Vvil1.0, whole genome shotgun sequence genome encodes these proteins:
- the LOC131610737 gene encoding uncharacterized protein LOC131610737 isoform X1, with protein sequence MDIEEDIRSLQLDSAEDVNGVVNPEEEKPDVDNLDKMDEDPKQEVQAQAVEVEPKAKDKENQAVEVEPKAKDKEIPPVQDEEVEQMEKRHLNVVFIGHVDAGKSTTGGQILFLSGQVDDRTIQKYEKEAKDKSRESWYMAYIMDTNEEERAKGKTVEVGRAHFETETTRFTILDAPGHKSYVPNMISGASQADIGVLVISARKGEFETGYERGGQTREHVQLAKTLGVTKLLVVVNKMDDPTVNWEKERYDEIESKMIPFLKQSGYNVKKDVSFLPISGLMGFNLKTRMDKSTCSWWDGPCLFEALDSIDVPMGDPKNPFRMPIIDKFKDMGTVTMGKVESGTIREGDSLFVMPNKDHVKVVAVYIDENRVKRAGPGENLRVRLSGVEEEDISSGFVLCSVAKPIPAVTEFVAQLAILELLDNAIFTAGYKAVLHVHSVVEECEIVELLHQIDPKTRKPMKKKVLFVKNGAVVLCRVQVSNLICVEKFSDYPQLGRFTLRTEGKTVAVGKITDM encoded by the exons ATGG ATATCGAAGAGGACATTCGATCTTTACAGCTTGACTCAGCAG AAGATGTTAACGGGGTGGTAAATCCAGAAGAAGAGAAGCCAGATGTTGATAATTTAGATAAGATGGACGAAG ATCCAAAGCAGGAGGTTCAGGCTCAGGCTGTTGAGGTCGAGCCAAAAG CAAAAGATAAGGAAAATCAGGCTGTTGAGGTCGAGCCAAAAG CAAAAGATAAGGAAATTCCTCCTGTTCAAGATGAAGAAGTTGAGCAGATGGAGAAAAGGCACTTGAATGTTGTGTTTATTGGGCATGTTG ACGCTGGCAAGTCTACAACTGGAGGCCAGATACTTTTCCTCAGTGGTCAGGTTGATGATCGAACCATCCAAAAATATGAGAAAGAAGCTAAGGACAAAAGTAGAGAAAGCTG GTACATGGCTTATATTATGGACACAAACGAGGAGGAGAGAGCAAAG GGAAAGACAGTTGAAGTTGGAAGAGCACACTTTGAGACAGAGACAACGAGGTTCACCATTTTGGATGCACCT GGCCACAAGAGCTATGTTCCTAATATGATCAGTGGTGCATCTCAAGCTGACATTGGAGTGTTG GTAATTTCTGCCCGGAAGGGAGAGTTTGAAACTGGATATGAGAGAGGTGGACAAACTCGTGAACATGTCCAGCTTGCAAAAACATTGGGTGTGACTAAGCTGCTCGTGGTTGTCAATAAAATGGACGATCCTACAGTAAACTGGGAAAAAGAAAg GTATGATGAAATCGAGTCAAAGATGATTCCATTTCTAAAGCAATCAGGATACAATGTAAAGAAAG ATGTCTCGTTTTTACCAATATCGGGGCTCATGGGTTTTAACTTAAAAACTAGAATGGATAAAAGCACTTGTTCATGGTGGGACGGGCCTTGCTTATTTGAAGCCCTTGATAGTATCGATGTTCCTATGGGAGATCCCAAAAATCCTTTCAG GATGCCTATAATTGACAAGTTCAAAGACATGGGAACTGTTACTATGGGGAAAGTTGAATCTGGGACTATTCGGGAGGGAGATTCCCTTTTCGTCATGCCAAATAAG GATCATGTTAAAGTTGTTGCTGTATATATTGATGAGAATCGGGTTAAACGTGCCGGACCTGGTGAAAATTTACGGGTTCGATTGTCTGGTGTTGAAGAAGAAGACATATCATCTGGGTTCGTCCTTTGTAGTGTTG CAAAACCAATACCAGCAGTTACCGAGTTTGTTGCTCAGTTGGCAATACTTGAATTATTGGACAAT GCTATTTTTACTGCTGGATACAAGGCTGTTCTGCACGTCCACTCTGTAGTTGAGGAATGTGAGATTGTTGAACTATTGCATCAAATTGATCCAAAGACAAGGAAGCCCATGAAAAAGAAAGTTCTCTTTGTAAAGAATGGCGCTGTTGTATTATGCCGTGTTCAG GTTAGTAACTTGATATGCGTTGAGAAGTTCTCTGATTATCCACAACTAGGGAGGTTTACTCTTCGTACTGAAG GAAAAACTGTTGCTGTGGGAAAAATCACTGATATGTGA
- the LOC131610737 gene encoding uncharacterized protein LOC131610737 isoform X3 translates to MDIEEDIRSLQLDSADPKQEVQAQAVEVEPKAKDKENQAVEVEPKAKDKEIPPVQDEEVEQMEKRHLNVVFIGHVDAGKSTTGGQILFLSGQVDDRTIQKYEKEAKDKSRESWYMAYIMDTNEEERAKGKTVEVGRAHFETETTRFTILDAPGHKSYVPNMISGASQADIGVLVISARKGEFETGYERGGQTREHVQLAKTLGVTKLLVVVNKMDDPTVNWEKERYDEIESKMIPFLKQSGYNVKKDVSFLPISGLMGFNLKTRMDKSTCSWWDGPCLFEALDSIDVPMGDPKNPFRMPIIDKFKDMGTVTMGKVESGTIREGDSLFVMPNKDHVKVVAVYIDENRVKRAGPGENLRVRLSGVEEEDISSGFVLCSVAKPIPAVTEFVAQLAILELLDNAIFTAGYKAVLHVHSVVEECEIVELLHQIDPKTRKPMKKKVLFVKNGAVVLCRVQVSNLICVEKFSDYPQLGRFTLRTEGKTVAVGKITDM, encoded by the exons ATGG ATATCGAAGAGGACATTCGATCTTTACAGCTTGACTCAGCAG ATCCAAAGCAGGAGGTTCAGGCTCAGGCTGTTGAGGTCGAGCCAAAAG CAAAAGATAAGGAAAATCAGGCTGTTGAGGTCGAGCCAAAAG CAAAAGATAAGGAAATTCCTCCTGTTCAAGATGAAGAAGTTGAGCAGATGGAGAAAAGGCACTTGAATGTTGTGTTTATTGGGCATGTTG ACGCTGGCAAGTCTACAACTGGAGGCCAGATACTTTTCCTCAGTGGTCAGGTTGATGATCGAACCATCCAAAAATATGAGAAAGAAGCTAAGGACAAAAGTAGAGAAAGCTG GTACATGGCTTATATTATGGACACAAACGAGGAGGAGAGAGCAAAG GGAAAGACAGTTGAAGTTGGAAGAGCACACTTTGAGACAGAGACAACGAGGTTCACCATTTTGGATGCACCT GGCCACAAGAGCTATGTTCCTAATATGATCAGTGGTGCATCTCAAGCTGACATTGGAGTGTTG GTAATTTCTGCCCGGAAGGGAGAGTTTGAAACTGGATATGAGAGAGGTGGACAAACTCGTGAACATGTCCAGCTTGCAAAAACATTGGGTGTGACTAAGCTGCTCGTGGTTGTCAATAAAATGGACGATCCTACAGTAAACTGGGAAAAAGAAAg GTATGATGAAATCGAGTCAAAGATGATTCCATTTCTAAAGCAATCAGGATACAATGTAAAGAAAG ATGTCTCGTTTTTACCAATATCGGGGCTCATGGGTTTTAACTTAAAAACTAGAATGGATAAAAGCACTTGTTCATGGTGGGACGGGCCTTGCTTATTTGAAGCCCTTGATAGTATCGATGTTCCTATGGGAGATCCCAAAAATCCTTTCAG GATGCCTATAATTGACAAGTTCAAAGACATGGGAACTGTTACTATGGGGAAAGTTGAATCTGGGACTATTCGGGAGGGAGATTCCCTTTTCGTCATGCCAAATAAG GATCATGTTAAAGTTGTTGCTGTATATATTGATGAGAATCGGGTTAAACGTGCCGGACCTGGTGAAAATTTACGGGTTCGATTGTCTGGTGTTGAAGAAGAAGACATATCATCTGGGTTCGTCCTTTGTAGTGTTG CAAAACCAATACCAGCAGTTACCGAGTTTGTTGCTCAGTTGGCAATACTTGAATTATTGGACAAT GCTATTTTTACTGCTGGATACAAGGCTGTTCTGCACGTCCACTCTGTAGTTGAGGAATGTGAGATTGTTGAACTATTGCATCAAATTGATCCAAAGACAAGGAAGCCCATGAAAAAGAAAGTTCTCTTTGTAAAGAATGGCGCTGTTGTATTATGCCGTGTTCAG GTTAGTAACTTGATATGCGTTGAGAAGTTCTCTGATTATCCACAACTAGGGAGGTTTACTCTTCGTACTGAAG GAAAAACTGTTGCTGTGGGAAAAATCACTGATATGTGA
- the LOC131610737 gene encoding uncharacterized protein LOC131610737 isoform X4, protein MDIEEDIRSLQLDSADPKQEVQAQAVEVEPKDKENQAVEVEPKAKDKEIPPVQDEEVEQMEKRHLNVVFIGHVDAGKSTTGGQILFLSGQVDDRTIQKYEKEAKDKSRESWYMAYIMDTNEEERAKGKTVEVGRAHFETETTRFTILDAPGHKSYVPNMISGASQADIGVLVISARKGEFETGYERGGQTREHVQLAKTLGVTKLLVVVNKMDDPTVNWEKERYDEIESKMIPFLKQSGYNVKKDVSFLPISGLMGFNLKTRMDKSTCSWWDGPCLFEALDSIDVPMGDPKNPFRMPIIDKFKDMGTVTMGKVESGTIREGDSLFVMPNKDHVKVVAVYIDENRVKRAGPGENLRVRLSGVEEEDISSGFVLCSVAKPIPAVTEFVAQLAILELLDNAIFTAGYKAVLHVHSVVEECEIVELLHQIDPKTRKPMKKKVLFVKNGAVVLCRVQVSNLICVEKFSDYPQLGRFTLRTEGKTVAVGKITDM, encoded by the exons ATGG ATATCGAAGAGGACATTCGATCTTTACAGCTTGACTCAGCAG ATCCAAAGCAGGAGGTTCAGGCTCAGGCTGTTGAGGTCGAGCCAAAAG ATAAGGAAAATCAGGCTGTTGAGGTCGAGCCAAAAG CAAAAGATAAGGAAATTCCTCCTGTTCAAGATGAAGAAGTTGAGCAGATGGAGAAAAGGCACTTGAATGTTGTGTTTATTGGGCATGTTG ACGCTGGCAAGTCTACAACTGGAGGCCAGATACTTTTCCTCAGTGGTCAGGTTGATGATCGAACCATCCAAAAATATGAGAAAGAAGCTAAGGACAAAAGTAGAGAAAGCTG GTACATGGCTTATATTATGGACACAAACGAGGAGGAGAGAGCAAAG GGAAAGACAGTTGAAGTTGGAAGAGCACACTTTGAGACAGAGACAACGAGGTTCACCATTTTGGATGCACCT GGCCACAAGAGCTATGTTCCTAATATGATCAGTGGTGCATCTCAAGCTGACATTGGAGTGTTG GTAATTTCTGCCCGGAAGGGAGAGTTTGAAACTGGATATGAGAGAGGTGGACAAACTCGTGAACATGTCCAGCTTGCAAAAACATTGGGTGTGACTAAGCTGCTCGTGGTTGTCAATAAAATGGACGATCCTACAGTAAACTGGGAAAAAGAAAg GTATGATGAAATCGAGTCAAAGATGATTCCATTTCTAAAGCAATCAGGATACAATGTAAAGAAAG ATGTCTCGTTTTTACCAATATCGGGGCTCATGGGTTTTAACTTAAAAACTAGAATGGATAAAAGCACTTGTTCATGGTGGGACGGGCCTTGCTTATTTGAAGCCCTTGATAGTATCGATGTTCCTATGGGAGATCCCAAAAATCCTTTCAG GATGCCTATAATTGACAAGTTCAAAGACATGGGAACTGTTACTATGGGGAAAGTTGAATCTGGGACTATTCGGGAGGGAGATTCCCTTTTCGTCATGCCAAATAAG GATCATGTTAAAGTTGTTGCTGTATATATTGATGAGAATCGGGTTAAACGTGCCGGACCTGGTGAAAATTTACGGGTTCGATTGTCTGGTGTTGAAGAAGAAGACATATCATCTGGGTTCGTCCTTTGTAGTGTTG CAAAACCAATACCAGCAGTTACCGAGTTTGTTGCTCAGTTGGCAATACTTGAATTATTGGACAAT GCTATTTTTACTGCTGGATACAAGGCTGTTCTGCACGTCCACTCTGTAGTTGAGGAATGTGAGATTGTTGAACTATTGCATCAAATTGATCCAAAGACAAGGAAGCCCATGAAAAAGAAAGTTCTCTTTGTAAAGAATGGCGCTGTTGTATTATGCCGTGTTCAG GTTAGTAACTTGATATGCGTTGAGAAGTTCTCTGATTATCCACAACTAGGGAGGTTTACTCTTCGTACTGAAG GAAAAACTGTTGCTGTGGGAAAAATCACTGATATGTGA
- the LOC131610737 gene encoding uncharacterized protein LOC131610737 isoform X2 — protein MDIEEDIRSLQLDSAEDVNGVVNPEEEKPDVDNLDKMDEDPKQEVQAQAVEVEPKDKENQAVEVEPKAKDKEIPPVQDEEVEQMEKRHLNVVFIGHVDAGKSTTGGQILFLSGQVDDRTIQKYEKEAKDKSRESWYMAYIMDTNEEERAKGKTVEVGRAHFETETTRFTILDAPGHKSYVPNMISGASQADIGVLVISARKGEFETGYERGGQTREHVQLAKTLGVTKLLVVVNKMDDPTVNWEKERYDEIESKMIPFLKQSGYNVKKDVSFLPISGLMGFNLKTRMDKSTCSWWDGPCLFEALDSIDVPMGDPKNPFRMPIIDKFKDMGTVTMGKVESGTIREGDSLFVMPNKDHVKVVAVYIDENRVKRAGPGENLRVRLSGVEEEDISSGFVLCSVAKPIPAVTEFVAQLAILELLDNAIFTAGYKAVLHVHSVVEECEIVELLHQIDPKTRKPMKKKVLFVKNGAVVLCRVQVSNLICVEKFSDYPQLGRFTLRTEGKTVAVGKITDM, from the exons ATGG ATATCGAAGAGGACATTCGATCTTTACAGCTTGACTCAGCAG AAGATGTTAACGGGGTGGTAAATCCAGAAGAAGAGAAGCCAGATGTTGATAATTTAGATAAGATGGACGAAG ATCCAAAGCAGGAGGTTCAGGCTCAGGCTGTTGAGGTCGAGCCAAAAG ATAAGGAAAATCAGGCTGTTGAGGTCGAGCCAAAAG CAAAAGATAAGGAAATTCCTCCTGTTCAAGATGAAGAAGTTGAGCAGATGGAGAAAAGGCACTTGAATGTTGTGTTTATTGGGCATGTTG ACGCTGGCAAGTCTACAACTGGAGGCCAGATACTTTTCCTCAGTGGTCAGGTTGATGATCGAACCATCCAAAAATATGAGAAAGAAGCTAAGGACAAAAGTAGAGAAAGCTG GTACATGGCTTATATTATGGACACAAACGAGGAGGAGAGAGCAAAG GGAAAGACAGTTGAAGTTGGAAGAGCACACTTTGAGACAGAGACAACGAGGTTCACCATTTTGGATGCACCT GGCCACAAGAGCTATGTTCCTAATATGATCAGTGGTGCATCTCAAGCTGACATTGGAGTGTTG GTAATTTCTGCCCGGAAGGGAGAGTTTGAAACTGGATATGAGAGAGGTGGACAAACTCGTGAACATGTCCAGCTTGCAAAAACATTGGGTGTGACTAAGCTGCTCGTGGTTGTCAATAAAATGGACGATCCTACAGTAAACTGGGAAAAAGAAAg GTATGATGAAATCGAGTCAAAGATGATTCCATTTCTAAAGCAATCAGGATACAATGTAAAGAAAG ATGTCTCGTTTTTACCAATATCGGGGCTCATGGGTTTTAACTTAAAAACTAGAATGGATAAAAGCACTTGTTCATGGTGGGACGGGCCTTGCTTATTTGAAGCCCTTGATAGTATCGATGTTCCTATGGGAGATCCCAAAAATCCTTTCAG GATGCCTATAATTGACAAGTTCAAAGACATGGGAACTGTTACTATGGGGAAAGTTGAATCTGGGACTATTCGGGAGGGAGATTCCCTTTTCGTCATGCCAAATAAG GATCATGTTAAAGTTGTTGCTGTATATATTGATGAGAATCGGGTTAAACGTGCCGGACCTGGTGAAAATTTACGGGTTCGATTGTCTGGTGTTGAAGAAGAAGACATATCATCTGGGTTCGTCCTTTGTAGTGTTG CAAAACCAATACCAGCAGTTACCGAGTTTGTTGCTCAGTTGGCAATACTTGAATTATTGGACAAT GCTATTTTTACTGCTGGATACAAGGCTGTTCTGCACGTCCACTCTGTAGTTGAGGAATGTGAGATTGTTGAACTATTGCATCAAATTGATCCAAAGACAAGGAAGCCCATGAAAAAGAAAGTTCTCTTTGTAAAGAATGGCGCTGTTGTATTATGCCGTGTTCAG GTTAGTAACTTGATATGCGTTGAGAAGTTCTCTGATTATCCACAACTAGGGAGGTTTACTCTTCGTACTGAAG GAAAAACTGTTGCTGTGGGAAAAATCACTGATATGTGA